From a region of the Dictyostelium discoideum AX4 chromosome 2 chromosome, whole genome shotgun sequence genome:
- the aqr gene encoding hypothetical protein (intron-binding protein aquarius homolog), with protein sequence MVGNNKSNKHGTDNEENDDNRKKQKLDNNSNNSVSSNKLTLSEVLSDEITKLSKQQWLKEVNTKTFDSNLVEKIYKDEMLKSDQRVQLLELSHYLENYLWPNFNKTTSTNKYHIMSILMMVNEKSKEGLNSFQTFHSKSSSSSDDNSEQEESSPSSSFKNLFESLLQIDLSELTDIEKCNFIKFFINAFQNVEDVLVRNECLKIVSYPIWLHLSSGRFQQESQSLSEPLEKKLRLFKKKIEKLSNNNSNSIEIKYSNFLLDLMKQFIESLNNLERLKSSNFTQFKESLNYCERFLEFMIDLMTQITTRRFFFALFDDFHFILKTSQSEFLKSNDDKSKSVLEGLLGILKVYYNFDIDNFTGEELTKDQATGIHYQNIQELQKIVFKNFPEIKEIALRNVSFVESKSDLLNIISTLSQERLNELSLVLMKYKKKESVIEQSINRVSLYPTEKLLWNETAIPNTNYNNEKALPLPKLNLQFLSFNDYLMRNFVLIRLESAYEIREDIQDSVKRLSPKFIQSNTNTTNNNKTTFTGWSRMSLQLSTPFKIINVQPPIIGEIKPKQVIGVVNISTSSCKPHIRDEWNSIKEHDILFLITIQLNNNNTNNTNTNNNNFSDIVKHVRGCEVIEIIDNNNNNLNNNNNNNNNNNNNNNNNNNNNNNNNNNNNNNNKNSNNKNNNNNNNNYNNYSKAFKVSLDTNQYQEDLESSSLKLYDTFNIVVRRNPKENNFKAVLDTITSLFNCKDYLPDWFSSIFLGYPSSNNNSNNNNEGEEKKENEFILFNDTFLNLNHINKVYNDKTIEITDKLKEEQENNNNNNNNFKIKFNNENNSILVDTYNNNNDNNNNNNNIIIKKENLEEIKRNKIEFTSKQIEAISSGMKRDNLTLIVGPPGTGKTDIAVQIISNIYHSSPNERTLIITHSNQALNQLFEKIYRLDINERYLLRLGHGQKQLSSTNSTQKDFTKTGRIDFWLDLRLKKLDQVDKLAKSISVTDDVSYTCDTALHFFSYHILSRFEKFQYDLSLLQDDDDGDEKKIKFIKENYPFKKFFIENSILKNDKLFDTTTTTTSVDNHHQSLLNIKKNLIELWNYIKEIFKELEECKVFELLKSPNDRYNYLLLKQSKIVAMTCTHAALKRNELLRLGFKFDNLLMEESAQISDIESFIPLQLQLNSNEIGDAIIGVDGDDNGNGNGNNISRGLKRVILIGDHNQLPPIVQNQSLAKYSHFDQSLFTRLIRLEIPHITLDRQGRSRPSISELFSWKYKGLQDLPLVKEQLQFKLANPGLAYDYQLINVDESDGYGVGESEPTPYFYQNLGEAEYIVAMFQYLIAIGYPSEKITVLTTYNGQKNLLRDVFKAKCTPQDPKKTQYGLPLKITTIDKYQGQQNDIILLSLVRTKQYGHIRDVRRLIVAMSRARLGLYIFCKKQFFQNCYETSMVFSKLLKRPDKLIIIKSEQYPITSENARQINSKLDENDCFEIQNSFHMKSLVESNE encoded by the exons ATGGTTGGGAATAATAAATCCAATAAGCATGGTAcagataatgaagaaaatgatgacaatagaaaaaaacaaaaattagataataatagtaataatagtgttAGTAGTAATAAATTAACACTTTCAGAAGTTTTAAGTGATGAAATTACCAAATTAAGTAAACAACAGTGGTTAAAAGAAGTTAATACCAAAACATTTGATAGTAATTTAGTTGAAAAGATATACAAAGATGAAATGTTAAAATCAGATCAAAGAGTtcaattattagaattatcaCATTACCTCGAGAATTATTTATGGccaaatttcaataaaactACATCAACCAATAAATATCATATAATGTCAATTCTAATGATggtaaatgaaaaatcaaaagaaggTTTAAACTCATTCCAAACATTTcattcaaaatcatcatcatcatctgatGATAATAGTGAACAAGAagaatcatcaccatcatcaagttttaaaaatttatttgaaagtttattacaaattgatttatcagaATTGACAGATATAGAGAAATGTAATTTCATAAAGTTTTTCATTAACGCTTTTCAAAATGTTGAAGATGTCTTGGTTAGAAATGAATGTTTAAAGATTGTTTCTTATCCAATTTGGTTACATTTATCATCTGGAAGATTTCAACAAGAATCTCAATCATTATCAGAACCAttagaaaagaaattaagattatttaaaaagaaaattgaaaaattatcaaataataattcaaattcaattg aaattaaatattcaaattttttattagatttaatgaaacaatttattgaaagtttaaataatttagaaagattgaaatcatcaaattttacacaatttaaagaatcattaaattattgTGAAAGATTTTTAGAGTTTATGATTGATTTAATGACTCAAATTACAACAAGAAGATTCTTTTTCGctttatttgatgattttcattttattttaaaaacatctcaatctgaatttttaaaatcaaatgatgataaatcaaaGTC aGTTTTAGAAGGATTATTAGGaatattaaaagtttattataattttgatattgataattttacaGGAGAAGAATTAACAAAAGATCAAGCAACAGGTATTCATTATCAGAATATTCaagaattacaaaaaatagtatttaaaaatttcccTGAAATTAAAGAGATTGCATTAAGAAATGTTTCATTTGTTGAATCAAAAtcagatttattaaatataatttcaacTTTATCACAAGAAAGATTAAATGAACTTt CATTGGTGTTAATGAAATATAAGAAAAAGGAATCAGTTATTgaacaatcaattaatagaGTTTCATTATATCCAACCGAGAAATTGTTATGGAATGAAACAGCAATACCAAatacaaattataataatgagaaagcattaccattacctaaattaaatttacaatttcttTCATTCaatgattatttaatgagAAATTTCGTATTGATTCGTTTAGAATCTGCTTATGAAATTAGAGAGGATATTCAAGATTCTGTTAAAAGATTATCACCAAAATTCATCCAATCAAATACTAatactactaataataataaaaccacTTTTACTGGTTGGTCAAGAATGTCATTACAATTATCAAcaccatttaaaattataaatgtaCAACCACCAATCATTGGTGAAATTAAACCAAAACAAGTCATTGGTGTTGTTAATATTTCAACATCATCTTGTAAACCTCATATTAGAGATGAATGgaattcaattaaagaacatgatattttatttttaattacaattcaattaaataataataatacaaataatacaaatacaaataataataattttagtgATATAGTTAAACATGTTAGAGGTTGTGAagtaattgaaataattgataataataataataatttaaataataataataataataataataataataataataataataataataataataataataataataataataataataataataataataataataaaaatagtaataataaaaataataataataataataataattataataattattcaaaagCATTTAAAGTTTCATTAGATACAAATCAATATCAAGAAGATTtagaatcatcatcattaaaattatatgatACATTTAATATTGTAGTTAGAAGGAAtccaaaagaaaataattttaaagcaGTTTTAGATACAATAacatctttatttaattgtaaagATTATTTACCAGATTGGTTTAGTTCAATATTTTTAGGTTATCCttcaagtaataataatagtaataataataatgaaggtgaagaaaaaaaagaaaatgaatttattttatttaatgatacatttttaaatttaaatcatataaataaagtttataatgataaaacaattgaaataactgataaattaaaagaagaacaagaaaataataataataataataataattttaaaattaaatttaataatgaaaataattcaatattagTTGAtacttataataataataatgataataataataataataataatataataataaaaaaagaaaatttagaagaaattaaaagaaataaaattgaatttacaaGTAAACAAATTGAAGCAATATCAAGTGGTATGAAAAGAGATAATTTAACATTAATTGTTGGACCACCAGGTACTGGTAAAACTGATATAGCAGTACAAATCATATCAAATATTTATCATTCATCACCAAATGAAAGAACATTAATAATCACTCATTCGAATCAAGCATTAAATCAACTCTTTGAAAAGATTTATAGATTAGATATAAATGAACGTTATTTACTTCGTTTAGGTCATGgtcaaaaacaattatcatcaacaaaCTCTACACAAAAAGATTTCACTAAAACTGGTAGAATTGATTTTTGGTTAGATTTacgtttaaaaaaattagatcaAGTTGATAAATTAgcaaaatcaatttcagtCACTGATGATGTTTCTTATACTTGTGATACTGCATTACATTTCTTTAGTTATCATATTTTATCAAGATTTGAAAAGTTTCAAtatgatttatcattattacaagacgatgatgatggtgatgaaaagaaaattaaatttattaaagagAATTATccatttaaaaagtttttcattgaaaattcaattttaaaaaatgataaattatttgatacaacaacaacaacaacatcagttgataatcatcatcaatcacttttaaatattaaaaagaatttaattgaattatggaattatataaaagaaatttttaaagaattagaaGAATGTAaagtttttgaattattaaaatcaccaaatgatcgttataattatttattattaaaacaatcaaaGATAGTTGCAATGACATGTACTCATGCTGctttaaaaagaaatgaattattaagattaggttttaaatttgataatttattaatggaAGAATCTGCTCAAATCTCTGATATTGAATCTTTTATACcattacaattacaattaaattcaaatgaaattggtgatgcaattattggtgttgatggcgatgataatggtaatggtaatggtaataatataagTAGAGGTTTAAAAAGAGTTATATTAATTGGTGATCATAATCAGTTACCACCAATTGTACAAAATCAATCATTAGCAAAGTATTCACATTTTGATCAATCATTATTCACTAGATTAATTAGATTAGAAATTCCACATATTACATTGGATAGACAAGGTAGATCGAGACCATCGATTAGTGAATTGTTTAGTTGGAAATATAAAGGATTACAAGATTTACCATTGGTTAAAgaacaattacaatttaaattgGCAAATCCAGGTTTAGCATatgattatcaattgatcaaTGTCGATGAATCAGATGGTTATGGTGTTGGTGAAAGTGAGCCCACTCCTTATTTCTATCAGAATTTAGGTGAAGCAGAATACATTGTGGCAATGTTTCAATACTTGATTGCAATTGGTTATCCAAGTGAGAAAATAACAGTTTTAACAACTTATAATGgtcaaaagaatttattacGTGATGTTTTCAAAGCTAAATGCACCCCACAAGATCCAAAGAAAACTCAGTATGGTTTACCTTTGAAAATCACCACTATCGATAAATATCAAGGTCAACAAAATGATATCATTCTCTTGTCACTAGTACGAACTAAACAGTATGGTCACATTAGAGATGTACGTCGTTTAATCGTTGCAATGTCAAGAGCTCGTTTAGGTTTATACATCTTTTGTAAGAAACAATTCTTTCAAAATTGTTATGAAACTTCAATGGTTTTCTCAAAACTCTTAAAAAGAcctgataaattaattatcattaaatctGAACAATATCCAATCACTTCTGAAAATGCTCgtcaaattaattcaaaacttgatgaaaatgattgttttgaaattcaaaattcttTCCATATGAAATCATTAGTTGAatcaaatgaataa
- a CDS encoding vacuolar ATP synthase subunit D, with product MSGKNRLNIFPTRMALTVMKTKLKGAVTGHSLLKKKSDALTIRFRRILANIVENKQLMGTTMRDASFSLAAAKYAAGEFSNSVIENVSNPTIAVKMTTENVAGVHLPTFEKISEGVVSNSQELTGLSKGGQQINKSRESHIKAVEALIALASLQTAFITLDEVIKITNRRVNAIEYVVKPKLENTISYIITELDESEREEFYRLKKVQGKKKKDLKAKEAQKEENSANKTIMEPASVHKVRSLIDDEPEDAELLYED from the exons aTGTCTGgaaaaaatagattaaataTTTTCCCAACTAGAAT gGCATTAACAGTGATGAAAACCAAATTAAAGGGTGCTGTCACTGGTCATtcacttttaaaaaagaaatcagaTGCTCTTACAATTCGTTTCAGAAGAATTTTAGCAAACATTGTTGAAAACAAACAATTAATGGGTACAACAATGAGAGATGCATCATTCTCTCTTGCTGCTGCTAAATATGCTGCAGGTGAATTCTCAAACTCTGTAATTGAAAACGTTTCAAATCCAACCATCGCCGTCAAAATGACCACTGAAAATGTTGCTGGTGTTCATTTACCAACTTTTGAGAAAATCTCTGAAGGTGTCGTTAGCAATTCACAAGAACTTACTGGTCTTTCAAAAGGTGGtcaacaaattaataaatctcgTGAATCACACATTAAAGCTGTCGAAGCTTTAATTGCTCTCGCTTCTTTACAA acTGCTTTCATTACATTGGATgaagttattaaaattacaaatagaCGTGTTAATGCAATTGAATACGTAGTTAAACCAAAACTTGAAAATACCATCAGTTATATTATTACAGAGTTGGATGAAAGTGAAAGAGAAGAGTTTTACAGATTGAAGAAAGTTCAAGGTAAAAAGAAGAAAGATTTGAAAGCAAAAGAAGcacaaaaagaagaaaactCTGCAAATAAAACAATCATGGAACCAGCCTCTGTTCATAAAGTTAGAAGTCTCATCGATGATGAACCAGAAGATGCTGAATTATTATATGaagattaa
- the DG1124 gene encoding calcium-binding EF-hand domain-containing protein, producing MDWNQQTNQYQQPQQPQGGYNPYNNNNNNNNNMNQQRFGGGGGGNQGYNSNQGYNNNNNNNSNNMNNMGGGMGNMGMNNNNMGGNMGMNNNNNNMNNMNNMNNMNNMNNMNNNMGGGGGGNMGNQNFNNTMNMNNNMNNNNNMNNNNINNNMNNNMNNNNNMNNMGGGSSGGGNQNFNKYQNYNYNQYDPRMNQQNNNNNNNNINNNSNNNNNNTLVNRTSPNQQSSGGVVSGGGNRPMGNNMNNNNMNNNMNNNNMNNNMNSSMNSNMNSNMNSNMNNNNMNNMGGMSNNNMNNNNNNMNNNMNMGSGMNNMGMNNMNNMNNMNNNTTTMNNNNMGNDNRNSSNQNYNNQNNNQNNNQNNSGNTVMGINIKDFPRGSGSSWGKGSNNMNSNNNNNNSINRSKSYKSKDGYSGGGSRDYSGGGGGGGNRSGGDFTNKYRDKGSYSSSSTSSTSSSSTSSSKKDYEKESRKSTESSSSSSTSSGDKKYSTKIPSHQFTQENYDYSSLKNIFSRLQISPDFTRLVSSWIDSTGGEEPQQRIEVNQNIPFLIDIKDFGFEKVDIHKTSFSKQQQQQQQQQQLNKSTTHIKYNSKVMLYSFYSNIEDPSITKKIKFLVSKEDKDISCIGGTWLPDLDGEDVNDPQTLINTAIRTTKEYTQIDLSGCKKWYKFMEVHYYRPPTEEQSYYQEITVIYVPDITDIQPMDVDSLLKVPTVSETTPSAPVGVTTATTKTTEEEEEEDQAPKDHVSKDFDNDETSSNTEQNQPPKSSTTSNTTKPAAAVPTTTAATATTTHGSLHLPKASKFYNVITPSSEGNRYKAMMLSLDGLLDYDESDTHEGTFEASLFSELFYLMLCRDMGTNILTSIVNYRPTSQESDEITDTTLKRKRDDNHAFRGENSEINTSNNTNTNNNNNNNNNNNGTNQPTDSSSLDGNRKSTEKSPQQDVCGVTDKKVKLDGESSTDNTENGEIIGDNTLTNTNNEPVQIEGELNEGLNNNTNNINNNNNNNNEINNNDNNNNNQNENNNQNDNNNEYNIESNNYNNNDNSSNNTNTSNTSSSSINSPNLSNKDDSNRNSAENQRSSVTSNASSSTSTTIGTQVDESAKVLESFHFFDLNRVNYLREEDVETIIHNLGLFLSKSYVQNVVQKVSTNYTSKQGRVYYQEIVKKLIKPTQQQLSTIPSLPQTHSIVPSQSQPQPQQQPQQQEQQQQQQQQEQQQQQQEQELMSIEQPQQPTQQQDSMAIEQQSQELAIEQESNLDQPPKDQDLVQQEPIDQQIQQNITENI from the exons aTGGATTGGAATCAACAAACAaaccaatatcaacaacctcaacaaccaCAAGGAGGATATAATccttataataataataataataataacaacaacatgAACCAACAAAgatttggtggtggtggtggtggtaaccAAGGTTATAATAGCAACCAAggctataataataataataataataatagtaataatatgaataatatggGGGGTGGCATGGGCAATATGggtatgaataataataatatgggTGGTAATATGggtatgaataataataataataatatgaacaATATGAACAATATGAacaatatgaataatatgaataatatgaataataatatgggtggtggtggtggtggaaaTATGGGAAACCAAAATTTCAATAACACTAtgaatatgaataataatatgaataataataataatatgaataataataatatcaataataacatgaataataatatgaataataataacaatatgaataatatggGTGGTGGTAgcagtggtggtggtaatcaaaatttcaataaatatcAAAACTATAATTATAACCAATATGACCCAAGAATGAACCAacaaaataacaacaacaataataataatatcaataacaatagcaataataataataataatacattggTTAATAGGACATCACCAAATCAACAATCTTCAGGTGGAGTTGTAAGTGGAGGTGGTAATAGACCAATGGgaaataatatgaataataataatatgaataataatatgaataataataatatgaataataacaTGAATAGTAGCATGAATAGTAACATGAATAGTAACATGAATAGTAacatgaataataataatatgaataatatggGTGGTATGagtaacaataatatgaataataataataataacatgaATAACAATATGAATATGGGCAGTGGTATGAATAACATGGGAatgaataatatgaataatatgaataatatgaataataatactactacaatgaataacaataatatggGAAATGATAATAGAAATAGTTCAAACCAAAACTACAataaccaaaataataatcaaaataataatcaaaataatagtgGCAACACTGTTATGGGAATTAATATCAAAGATTTCCCTAGAGGTAGTGGATCATCATGGGGTAaaggtagtaataatatgaatagcaataataacaataataatagtataaatAGATCGAAATCTTATAAAAGTAAAGATGGctatagtggtggtggtagtagagATTATAGCGGTGGTggcggtggtggtggtaatagaAGTGGAGGTGATTTCACTAATAAATATCGTGATAAAGGTTCATATTCATCCtcatcaacttcatcaacatcatcttcatcaacatcatcatctaaaAAAGATTATGAAAAGGAAAGTAGAAAATCAACagaatcatcatcttcatcatcaaccTCGTCTGGTGATAAGAAATATTCAACAAAGATACCATCACATCAATTCACTCAAGAGAACTATGACTATTCATCattgaaaaatatattcAGTCGTTTACAAATTTCACCAGATTTCACTCGTTTAGTTTCAAGTTGGATCGATTCAACTGGTGGTGAAGAGCCACAACAACGTATCGAggtaaatcaaaatatacCATTCTTAATTGATATTAAGgattttggttttgaaaaAGTTGATATCCATAAAACTTCCTTCAGtaaacaacagcaacagcaacaacaacaacaacaacttaataaatcaacaactcATATCAAATATAATTCAAAAGTAATGTTATATTCTTTCTACTCAAATATTGAAGATCCTTCAATtacaaagaaaattaaatttttagtttCTAAAGAAGATAAAGATATCTCTTGTATTGGTGGTACTTGGTTACCAGATTTAGATGGTGAAGATGTTAATGATCCTCAAACTTTAATTAATACTGCAAT tCGTACAACTAAAGAATATACTCAAATTGATTTAAGTGGATGCAAAAAATGGTATAAATTTATGGAAGTTCATTATTATAGACCACCAACTGAAGAACAATCATATTACCAAGAGATTACCGTTATATATGTACCAGATATCACTGATATTCAACCAATGGATGTTGATTCCTTATTAAAAGTTCCAACAGTTTCTGAAACAACACCATCAGCTCCTGTTGGAGTTACTACCGCTACTACTAAAACTactgaagaagaagaggaggaaGATCAAGCTCCAAAAGATCATGTTTCAAAagattttgataatgatgaaacttCTAGTAATACTGAACAAAATCAACCAccaaaatcatcaacaacttcaaataCAACTAAACCAGCAGCAGCagtaccaacaacaacagcagcaacagcaacaacaactcaTGGATCATTACATTTACCAAAGGCTTCAAAGTTTTATAATGTCATAACACCATCATCAGAAGGTAATAGATATAAGGCAATGATGTTATCTCTTGATGGTTTATTAGATTATGATGAATCCGATACACATGAGGGTACATTTGAAGCATCTTTATTTTCAGAGTTATTCTATTTAATGCTTTGTAGAGATATGGGtacaaatattttaacttcaattgtaaattataGACCAACAAGCCAAGAATCTGATGAAATTACTGATACAACCttaaagagaaagagagaTGATAATCATGCTTTTAGGGGTGAAAATAGTGAAATCAATACttcaaataatactaatactaataataataataataataataataacaacaatggTACTAATCAACCAACTGATAGTTCTTCTTTGGATGGAAATAGAAAGAGTACAGAGAAATCACCACAACAAGATGTTTGTGGAGTTACTGATAAAAAGGTTAAATTGGATGGAGAATCTTCCACTGATAATACTGAAAATGGTGAGATTATAGGGGACAATACACTAACTAACACTAACAATGAGCCAGTTCAAATTGAAGGTGAGTTAAATGAgggattaaataataatactaataatattaataataataataataataataatgaaataaataataatgataataataataataatcaaaatgaaaataataatcaaaatgataataataatgaatataatattgagagtaataattataacaataatgataatagtagtaataatactaatactagtaatacatcatcatcatcaattaattctcCAAATCTATCTAATAAAGATGATAGTAACAGAAATTCAGCAGAGAATCAAAGATCTTCTGTAACTAGTAATGCTTCTTCTTCAACATCAACCACCATTGGCACACAAGTCGATGAATCAGCAAAGGTTTTAGAGTCTTTCCATTTCTTTGATTTGAATAGAGTAAACTACCTTAGAGAAGAAGATGTTGAGACTATCATTCATAATTTAGGTTTATTCCTTTCAAAGTCTTATGTTCAAAATGTTGTTCAAAAAGTTTCTACAAATTATACTTCAAAACAAGGTAGGGTATATTATCAagaaattgttaaaaaattaattaaaccaactcaacaacaattatccACTATTCCTTCTTTACCACAAACTCATTCTATTGTTCCatcacaatcacaaccacaaccacaacaacaaccacaacaacaagaacaacaacaacaacaacaacaacaagaacaacaacaacaacaacaagaacaagaattAATGTCAATtgaacaaccacaacaaccaactCAACAACAAGATTCAATGGCAATtgaacaacaatcacaagaACTAGCAATAGAGCAAGAATCAAACTTAGACCAACCTCCAAAAGATCAAGATCTTGTTCAACAGGAACCAATtgatcaacaaattcaacaaaacaTAActgaaaatatataa
- a CDS encoding 3-ketoacyl-CoA thiolase, whose translation MSFNSRIETISRHLSTGPILESNPTSGSVKSGDDIVIVAPFRTAICKAKRGAFKETAPDDLLAPVIKHIIKVTKLDPKLIGDVVMGAVLPRSSQGATEVRVATLLAGLPKEVPCYTVNRQCSSGLQAIANCAAAVKAGFYDIGLAGGVESMSLNPMAWDGGFNEVAQEDPIISGCYNTMGQTSENVAERFGVTRKDQDEFSVNSHKKAGAAQKAGKFDDEIVPVTVKTEDGKTIVVDKDEGIREKTTVADLAKLKPAFKEGGTTTAGNSSQMSDGAAACLVMKRSTAERLGLKVELVFVAFAAVGVEPSIMGIGPAVAIPAALKQAGLTTKDIDVFEINEAFASQAFYSCKVLGLDMNKVNPNGSGIALGHPLGATGARQMATISRELHRRKGKYGVISMCIGTGLGAAAVVRTDY comes from the exons ATGTCATTCAATTCAAGAATTGAAACTATTTCTCGTCACTTAAGCACTGGACCAATTTTAGAATCAAATCCAACTTCTGGATCAg tTAAATCAGGAGATgatattgtaattgttgCACCATTTCGTACAGCAATTTGTAAAGCTAAAAGAGGAGCATTCAAAGAGACAGCACCAGATGATTTATTAGCACCAGTTATTAAACATATTATCAAAGTTACCAAATTAGATCCAAAATTAATTGGAGATGTTGTTATGGGAGCAGTATTACCAAGATCATCACAAGGTGCAACCGAAGTTAGAGTTGCCACATTATTAGCAGGTTTACCAAAGGAAGTACCATGTTATACAGTCAACAGACAATGTTCATCAGGTTTACAAGCAATTGCCAATTGTGCAGCAGCAGTCAAAGCAGGTTTCTATGACATTGGTTTAGCAGGCGGTGTAGAATCAATGAGTTTAAATCCAATGGCATGGGATGGTGGTTTCAACGAGGTTGCCCAAGAGGATCCAATCATTAGTGGTTGTTACAACACTATGGGTCAAACCTCTGAAAATGTCGCAGAGCGTTTTGGTGTCACCAGAAAAGACCAAGATGAATTCTCTGTAAATTCACACAAGAAGGCAGGTGCCGCCCAAAAAGCAGGTAAATTTGACGATGAAATCGTTCCAGTCACCGTAAAGACCGAGGATGGCAAAACCATCGTCGTCGATAAAGACGAAGGTATCCGTGAGAAAACCACCGTTGCAGATTTGGCCAAATTAAAACCAGCTTTCAAAGAGGGTGGTACAACCACCGCTGGTAACTCTAGTCAAATGAGTGATGGTGCCGCCGCTTGTTTAGTTATGAAAAGAAGTACCGCCGAAAGATTGGGTCTCAAGGTTGAATTGGTTTTCGTAGCTTTTGCTGCTGTCGGTGTCGAACCATCCATTATGGGTATTGGTCCAGCCGTTGCAATTCCAGCCGCCTTAAAACAAGCTGGTCTCACCACTAAAGATATCGACGTTTTTGAAATCAATGAAGCTTTTGCTTCTCAAGCATTTTACAGTTGTAAGGTTTTGGGTTTGGATATGAACAAAGTTAATCCAAATGGCTCTGGTATCGCTTTAGGTCATCCATTAGGTGCTACTGGTGCCCGTCAAATGGCTACCATTTCAAGAGAATTACATCGTCGTAAAGGTAAATATGGTGTAATCTCTATGTGTATTGGTACTGGCTTAGGTGCTGCAGCTGTTGTTCGTAcagattattaa